The nucleotide window GAGTTTGGCCTTATAGACGGTATTATACCCGAGCCTGATGGCGGAGCACATTGGGACTATGAACTGGCCGCTCAAAATTTAAAGAAGCAAATATTAGCAGGTCTCGCAGAAATAAAGAATATGAAACCTGAGAAACGTGTTGAAGCCCGTATAGAAAAGTTCAGCAAAATGGGCTTCTGGGAAGAAGTGTAGTAACAGATGAAAGATAGTAGTTTACGGGATAGCCGCGATACAATATCCTTACACCCGTTGGCGCTATCATTTTAAACTGATTATCTGCCGAAGCTAAAAGCATGCACTTCAACTGAAAAATAAAACCAATTAAGTTATGTTAGATACGTGATGTATATCCGTTATCTGTCAACTATCACCTATCATCTCAAATTTCGGACTAAAATGTCTTTACAACAAAAACTTACCGGCACCGGTATTGCAATAGTAACTCCCTTTACATCTAATGGCGATTTTGATTGGGCCACACTCGAAAACCTGATCAACTTCTGGATTGAAAATAAAATAGAATACCTGGTTGTAGCAGGTACTACAGGCGAAAGTGCTACCCTTACACGTGGAGAAGAACAGGAGTTGTTCGATTTCGTAAAGGAAAAAGCTGCGGGTCGCATTGGCCTGGTAGCGGGTATTGGCGGCAATGACACACGAGAAGTAGTTCATGCTTTTCAAACCATGAAACTGGATGGATACGATGCCATTCTTTCAGTAGCGCCTTATTACAATAAACCAGGTCAGGAAGGATTATACCAGCACTATAAAACCATTGACGCTGTAGCACCTTTACCGATAATCATGTATAATGTACCGGGACGTACCGGCCAGAGCGTAAGCGCTGAAACTACCGTTCGGATTGCCAATGATTGTAAAAACATTATTGCTACAAAAGAAGCTTCGGGTAGTTTTGAGCAATTCAATTATATCATGAAGTATAAACCAGCCGGGTTCATGCTGATCAGCGGAGATGATCCTATTGCGCTACCCATGATCGCACTGGGAGCCAAAGGAGTTATATCGGTGGTAGCTAACGCTTATCCCAAAGAGTTTGGAGACATGATACGTCTTTGCCTCGCAGGTGAATTTTCGCAAGCATTGCCTTTACACCTGAAGTTCACAGACATCATCACTTCTTTGTTTGCAGAAGGTAGCCCCGCTGGTGTAAAACAGTACCTGCAGGAGATGGGATTTTGCACTACCAACTCCCGTCTCCCGGTCGTGCCTGTAAGTGATGCGCATGCAGCGAAAATAAAAGCGCTCATGGCAACTGTTTAGTTATACAGCGATTTAGATTATTGGGGGTTGATGGCTGTTGCTGTCAACCTTTTTTTAATGCCTGTATTGGTCTGTAGCCGGTGGCTTAAAATATTGTCGTGTAAAAAAAGCGATGGGCAAACCGATGCAGAAAAATAAAATCGCGATTGCTGTAAGCGCAGCACTAAGCTCAAAGGAAGACGCCCCAATCTTACTTAAGGGAACAACCAACAGCGTAGTAACTGCCCAGGCTATAAGCGCTACCAACAGCGCGCTCAGAAAAATATTTTTCTGTAGGAATTGCATCCGGGGAAACAATTTAAAATAAACCACTACACAAGCGAGTACAATAAGAAAATGGCATAATAATCCAACTAAAGGATAGAGCGCCCCACCTGTAAATGCAGTTTTACCAAAGAGCCCGCTTGCGATATATCTCAATATGATATCCGGCGGTGTTTTACGGGCTACATAATTTTGGGCGAACGCACCAAATATATCTAATATGCCGGCAACTAATGTGGTTTTCAATATTTCCCTTTTCATAACCTGTTATTTAAACGATGACCTCCGCCTCAATAAATACACAAGTAAGCTAGTATTTTTTTTAATGGACAAGATGGTTCCTGCCGTTCAGTTGCTAGTTACCATCATTTTCAGTTTTGATCAATAGTTCTGTCAGCCTGTTCTCCAGGGCCAGCAAACGGTCCATTTTTTCGTGCAGCAGCTTTATTTCGAGCTCTGCCTTCAGGTTGATCATATAATCTTTCTTGGCCCTTTCCCTGTCTTTTTCCTCCTGCCGGTTCTGGCTCATCATAATTACCGGCGCCTGCAGCGCTGCCAGGCAGGACAGAATAAGATTCAGAAGGATAAAAGGGTAAGGATCAAATCCTTTATTCAGCAGTATCAATGCGTTAAGCCCAATCCATAATAGTAAAAAAACAATAAAGGAAATAATAAAGGTCCAGCTTCCGCCAAATGTGGCCACCTTATCTGCAACTCTTTGTCCGAGGGTAGCGCCTGAACTATTTTCATCCTCAATCGCATCTGCCAGTATCGTATCCCCGGCTATTGACTCCATAACGTTTTTTGCCAGGTCAGTAACTTTCCCGGTTTGGGCTGACAGGTGATGAACAATATACTTTTCCCTGTAGGCTTTTAACTCGGTAACCGACAGGCAATGATGGGTTGTAAAACCAGGGCTTTCCTGCCGGATCAAATCCACAATTTTATCATTGAGAGAACTGCCCGCCACCTTTTGAGATACAGGATACTCTCTCCCTGAAACATCGCTACGAAATGTTTTCATCAGATACGATTTAAAATTCAACCTTCCTTTTCAGCCATCATCCTTTTTCAAAAAGCTCCTTTAACTCTTTAGCATCGTCGGGCTTCATTTTACCGCCTAATATTAATCTCAACTGGCGACGACGCAATGCGCCGTTGTAACGTTCAACGTCATCCGCGGTTTCAGGCTCAATAGGCTGAGCGGCTTTGGGCCTGCTGTGCTCGTCCAAAGCAACAAAAGTGTAATAAGCTGTATTACTTCTATATTTCTGTTGCGTTACCAGGTCTTCCCCCCATACATCCAAAAACACTTCCATCGAAGAATTAAATGCACGGGTAACACGTGCTTCAATATGCACGGCATTGCCCAACTTAATAGCGTTTAAAAAAGAAATATTATCAACAGAAGCTGTTACTACAGGTGCGTTGCTGTGTTTTTGAGCAGACAAAGCAGCGGCAATATCCATCCAATACATCAATCTCCCTCCCATTAAATTCCCAAACACATTCGTATCATTCGGTAATACCAATTCTGTCATCACAATCAAACTATCTGCGGGTTTTTTAACCATTCTATACTTTTTTTACAAATGTAGCAGCAAATTGCAGATTTTTACAGTTACAACTTAAATATCAATAATAATACATGAGTACTACATCAGGCATTAAAATCCAGTCCGGTCAGAAGCAGGAAACCCGGGCCTTAGGTCTTTTTATGTTAGGAT belongs to Niabella yanshanensis and includes:
- a CDS encoding acyl-CoA thioesterase — its product is MVKKPADSLIVMTELVLPNDTNVFGNLMGGRLMYWMDIAAALSAQKHSNAPVVTASVDNISFLNAIKLGNAVHIEARVTRAFNSSMEVFLDVWGEDLVTQQKYRSNTAYYTFVALDEHSRPKAAQPIEPETADDVERYNGALRRRQLRLILGGKMKPDDAKELKELFEKG
- a CDS encoding DUF1003 domain-containing protein; the encoded protein is MKTFRSDVSGREYPVSQKVAGSSLNDKIVDLIRQESPGFTTHHCLSVTELKAYREKYIVHHLSAQTGKVTDLAKNVMESIAGDTILADAIEDENSSGATLGQRVADKVATFGGSWTFIISFIVFLLLWIGLNALILLNKGFDPYPFILLNLILSCLAALQAPVIMMSQNRQEEKDRERAKKDYMINLKAELEIKLLHEKMDRLLALENRLTELLIKTENDGN
- the dapA gene encoding 4-hydroxy-tetrahydrodipicolinate synthase, whose product is MSLQQKLTGTGIAIVTPFTSNGDFDWATLENLINFWIENKIEYLVVAGTTGESATLTRGEEQELFDFVKEKAAGRIGLVAGIGGNDTREVVHAFQTMKLDGYDAILSVAPYYNKPGQEGLYQHYKTIDAVAPLPIIMYNVPGRTGQSVSAETTVRIANDCKNIIATKEASGSFEQFNYIMKYKPAGFMLISGDDPIALPMIALGAKGVISVVANAYPKEFGDMIRLCLAGEFSQALPLHLKFTDIITSLFAEGSPAGVKQYLQEMGFCTTNSRLPVVPVSDAHAAKIKALMATV